The genomic DNA ACAATTCGTATATTATAGATGAAACAGGAGAGAAAATTCGTTACGAGCAAATTCCTTCTTCGATCTTAAGTAATATATATAAACGGAAATACAATGTTCCGTAATGGCTACCGTATTACAGACGGTAGCTTATTTATACTTGGAGTTTAACTGCAACTATTGTATTTTGCTGAATATAATACAGTACAGATAGGGGGCGGTTATATTATGAAAAGTGAATTTGCGTTTAAAGTTTTCTTAGTAACGACCTGTTTATTTATCGTGTATTTATATGCGTTTCTCGTCTTTTCTTTTTATGTTCCATATGTTGATTTAATATTATTCTTCGGATTTATTTGGGCGTTTGTGAAAGCGAGGGAAGGAGAGAAGAGTATATATCGGCGCATTACCCTATGCGGGACGGCCGTTCTCGTTATTTTATATTTTTTTATTATGCATGATTTTTGGAGAGGGATGTAAAAAAGCATACGATGAATCGTATGCTTTTTATGTTTAATATTTAGGCTTAAATGTATGACAACAAGTCTCTACACTCGTTGCTACAGAACTTTCTAGCGTCTCGTTTGTTAAAACAGCAGCTGTATATGAATCATTTTCAGTTTGACCAGTTTCATCTGCATCAGGCTGAACGACGATCGCACTTGCTTGACAAAAGTTACCTTGTCCCCAAAAAGAACAGTTGGAAACAGAACATCTTACTTCTGGCATAAAACCCCCTCCTTATACATTAGTGTGGGATTTTACGCCCATTTCATGTGTAGAAGGAGTTTCCTTTTCTCGTTACTTTTTCGTTTGCTCAAGCCATTCTTTTAATTTGTCTTTTGGCTGTTCACCGCTAATACGGCTTACTTCTTTGCCATCTTTAAAATGAATGATTGTTGGTGTACCTTGAATTTTATATTCATCCCAAGGAGCATCTAATTTTTCAATATCCATAACTTTCATATCAACGTTCAAGTCTTTAGCCATCGGCACTACGACAGGAGATAATTTTTGGCAATGAACGCAAGATGTTTGATAAAAGTATACTGTTTCTTCTTTTTTCTCTTTTAAGTTCTTTTGAAGATCTGAAAGAGAGATTTTATTTGTGTAGTAGTCAGAACCGTTTGTCTTACTTTCAGTAGGATTATCAATTTTTTGGCTAGTAGCATTTTTTTCTTCCATTTGTGTTACTGCAAAAATTGCCACGAACAAGGCGATAATAATACCACCAAATATAAGCATTTTTTTCATTCTTTCATCTCCTTATTTGTTTTTGATGACAATAAAGCTACAAACAGCGATTGTAATAAAGCCGATAAGTGCTAAAAACGGGATTGTCACAAAGCCGAACCAGTTTATGTATTCTCCCGTACATGGTACACGTCCACAAGCTGCCCCAGCTGCTGAAAATGCTGCGACTTTTTGAATTGCATAGTGATATAAAGAAATACAAGCGCCAATAGTTGCGATTGGTA from Bacillus cereus G9842 includes the following:
- a CDS encoding disulfide formation protein C codes for the protein MGREKKQEYALLTAWGASFIATLGSLYFSEIMKFEPCVLCWYQRIFMYPFVLWLGIAVAKKDYRIASYSLPIATIGACISLYHYAIQKVAAFSAAGAACGRVPCTGEYINWFGFVTIPFLALIGFITIAVCSFIVIKNK
- a CDS encoding thioredoxin family protein: MKKMLIFGGIIIALFVAIFAVTQMEEKNATSQKIDNPTESKTNGSDYYTNKISLSDLQKNLKEKKEETVYFYQTSCVHCQKLSPVVVPMAKDLNVDMKVMDIEKLDAPWDEYKIQGTPTIIHFKDGKEVSRISGEQPKDKLKEWLEQTKK
- a CDS encoding DUF1540 domain-containing protein, coding for MPEVRCSVSNCSFWGQGNFCQASAIVVQPDADETGQTENDSYTAAVLTNETLESSVATSVETCCHTFKPKY